The Glycine soja cultivar W05 chromosome 9, ASM419377v2, whole genome shotgun sequence sequence GCATTTGAATTTTCCACGCATTTACGAAGTTAGTGAATGGTAACCGTTCAATTTGATCCGACGGCAGATTTGTTATATCGTAAATTGGAGTTAAGACACGCCTTCAAGATTATAGCCTATCCAACGGTTCATATTCTCTGATTGcataaatgcataaaaattCCGACTGCACTAGAATCGATTATCCGGTTTCCCTCCCAAAACCGATTTTGATTGTCACACTTTTGCCCCTTCTCACTCTCAAAAATCCAtctcttcttcattcttcaaattGCATTCCAATTTCGAAAACCCTAAAAAAATCCCAATTCTTTGTCTCCGTGTTGAATCTGAAGGTCtgttttcctcagcaatttttaAGATTCAGCTCTGTTTTGTTTTCCAGAAAACGAATGGTAAAAGAGAAAAGACACTATTTTTGTTTGTAACAATGGAATTAGAGCATTTTCAGATTTactgaaatattttatatggaattttttatttcttatcataAGAGAGATGAGACCAACATTCTTTTTGCAGTAGCAAAGGACTATTATCATATAAGGGAACCATTGTTTCATTATGTGTGTACTGTGCAGTGTTTGTacatatgtatatgtatatgtatatgtgtatgtgtatgtgtatgtatatgtatatgtaaaTGCATGAGCAAAGAGTATACTTGTGCTCATTCTATCCGCAAAAGAAATTTCTCTTGTTGTTTTGTTCTGTTTATTGTTTGCCCTCAGAGTTTTAAGCTTAGATTTAATAGGAATTTTCCATGTTTGATGATTGTATTTAAGTgagcatatatattttatacattttctgATATTCATTTtggctttttgttttgtttttttcagcATACTTGTTCCTATGTACAGCAATCGTACTAGCAGTCAGTTTGGTCAACAAGAAACAACATGTCATTTGTTGCTAAAAGAACTCCAGGTTCTGCCCCTTATCTAATTTGTCAAGAAtctctcttttttatcatgTTCCCTTCCCTAACAGCTTCTTCTGGAGGAGTAGAGGACTTTGGACTAACATTAGTTATGTTCTGTTTGCTTGATCCTTGTGAATGGTAGATAATATGGGATGAAGTTGGAGAGTCTGATTCTCGAAGGGATGCAATGTTGCGGGAAATTGAACACAAGTGTCTGGATTTGTATAGAAAAGAAGTGGATGAAGCCAAACTGTGTAGAGCACAAATTCAGCAAGAAATTGCTGATAATGTGGCAGAAATTGCTGGCATCTGTGCAGCAATGGGTGAACAACCATTGCATGTAAGTCTTGTTGGAACTCCAGAATTGAGTGAATTAGCTATTTTTATTCTTGGCCACAGGGAGATTTTACAGTTGACAAACTTTTATTGGTGTGCCCTCAGTTTGATCCAAAGTCTTGTGGAAGCTTGAAGAAAGCACGTGAAACAGTTGTTTCACAACTTGAGGAGATGCGCAAGCTGAAAACCAAAAGGAAGAAGCAGTTTTCAGAAGTCTTATATCACTTGAAGAATATTTCCAGTGAGCTTTATGGCTCCATGGTGGCTAATGCATATTTAGAAGAGAACAACCTGTCTTTGAAAAGACTAGAGGAATTACAGAAGCAGCTACTTCAATTACAAAATGAAAAGGTGATTTCTGTCTTTAatcctatattattttttgtctaaaCTTTTGGTAGACAAAAACGCATATTGTTCATGATGTGTTCAGGAATGGTGCAATGTAGTGTGACTTGTTGTTAATGCTTGAGTAAGTATAGATGAAAAagtgatattttgttttcttctagaCATATTCTTACAATCTTACCCTAAGAAAGAATAACTTCCATAGGTTAATATCTCTGATTTTTCTTGAGTTATTGCAGGCCAGTCGACTGAAGCAGGTGTCTGACCAACTGAACGCTCTCAATTCATTGTGCTTGGTCCTTGGTTTGGATGTCAAAGACAAAATTTGTGAGATTTGCCCCACTATGGTTAATTCCACTGTGACTAAAGATGTCAGTGACAATACAATAAAGAATTTGACATCTGAAATACAAAGTTTGAGAGAGGTTAAAATACATAGAATGCAGAAGGTCAGCATTCTTGTTCTTATCCTTCGTCCTGTCAAATACAGTTTTATTTCATGTACCATTTCTCACTTTACATGCTGCCTCAGCTTCAAAGTTTTGCAGCTGCGCTATTAGAGATGTGGGATTTGATGGATACACCAATGGAGGAACAGCAGAAATTTCACCATGTGACCAGTAAAATTACTGCTTTGGAATCTGAATTTACTGAGTCTAAAATACTTTCAATTGACTCCGTTATTTACGTGAGTTTTGTTGTCTTTGACTATAGTCTTCGTTCtgttcttccctttcacctaaATTGAATTTGCCTCAATTGTATTGCAGTTTGCAGgatttattatgtaattaacTGGATGAGTTTTACTCCTTGCAGCTTGAGAAGGAAGTTGAAAGGCTTCAAGTACTTAAAtcaacaaaaatgaaagaacTTTTACGGAAAAAGAAGTTGGAGTTAGAGGAAATATGCAGAAAAACACATCTGACTACACAAACAGTTTTTCAAAGCCAACATTCACTTGAGCTTCTAGACTATGGTAAGATTTTCCATAAGTTTTTGAAGATTGCTGTTAATTAAAGCATTCTTCATTTATTGTATAATGATTCCACAGTATGCGCAATCTTAATTTAAAGCCTTTAAAGATGCATGTTAACTAACCAAGGCATAGGCCAGTCACAAGATCGTCTGGTGATAAATAGTCATGACCAGAAGAACAATGATAtggctattaattaaaatttcttccATTCTGACATATGCTATTCATAggattgctttaattttttttatttcttaagtattttaccagtttgttgttgtttaacAAAATGTGTCATGCATGTCACTAGTTGTTCTATCATTCATTTTGATAATCACTCTGCAGATCAAATTGAGCACCTAATTACTAAGACAAAAGAAGAAGCTCTTAACAGGAAAGAAATCCTTGAAAAGGTTGAGAAGTGGTTGGTTGCATGTCAAGAAGAAAGCTGGCTGGAGGAGTACAATAGGGTGATCCAGTGTTTCTATTGACATTATTggatatttccttttttttgctttatcttttttaattactGCGGTTTTTTAGGATGATAATCGTTATAATGCTGGAAGAGGTGCGCATCTTACCTTAAAACGTGCTGAGAAGGCCCGTGCTTTGTTAAGCAAAATTCCTGGTGAGTATTCCTTTAACATAATTAGTTCCTAAAATATGCTACTATCAATTTGCAGTGGCCTCTGGAATTTGGTTCTTGTTTTacctattaaaattttgataggTGTAGTACCTAACACCAACTGGATGTGGCCACACCCCATAAAGCCCAAAGTAAGAGAAGGGGGTTGTCATAGAAAaacattgtgtaattgattgaataagatGGAGATACAAAGAGCCCATTGTATATTTATAACAAGAGAAGAAGGGAGCTATGCATACACTTTCTAACTAAATGGATAGGAACCTAACAAACTCAATAGAACATAACTATTGTCGACTAATACACGGATGATATAGTTACGACTATTGCTAAACTAGCTTAACTCTAGTTTCTATTATTATGATATAGATTTGGATTAAATATTGACAATGTGACGTGGTGAAGTATAAAGTCAGCGTATTAACTGTATTCGGTTGTTTGTCTATTTTTAGTTGCATTATTCTTCTAGTAGTTGTGATAATGCAAAGGAGTATCATACACCAAGTGGAGTTAAATTTTTAGTATCTGAATTGTGGGCCTCGTCTTCATTTTctcatttcttttaatttgtatgttattgAAACAGGGATTGTGgagacaataattttaaaagttaaagcatgggagaaagaaagaggacaAGAGTTTATGTATGATGGAGTaagtatttttaacaaaatcataTGTGCAACTTCTATGAATTAGCCTACtagattttatgaaattttgctTAGGTAGACTTTCTCTTGGTCTTGGAAAACTATGTCCAAAGTATCACATTTCATAGCTTTTAAGGAATTGTTTTTATCATGGATGTGTGTATAGAGCCGGCTACTTTCCATTCTTGAAGACTACAGCACCTTAAGGCAGGAGAAAGAGAATGAAAGGCAACTACAGAGGGTATGAACTATGAAGCATAACATTCTTGTAGTTAATTACATAGTAGATGGTATGGAATTTTCTTTTAgacatttcttttgtttctacccattaattgtttttgtttcatattaattttaggatcaaaagaaacttcagGGACAACTGATGGCCGAGCATGAAACACTTTTCGGTTCAAAACCCAGCCCAGCATTTAAAAGTGGGTACAAGGTTTCCAGATGTTCAACAGGAATTCCAAGTATCACAATGCTTCAGGATCCAAGACATGCCTCTCTTATTCACCAATCTAATAAAAAGGGTAATGTTACCAATCAGAAAGGCTCCATCCTTCGCAACAAGAATATTTACCATTCAACTCAATCCTCaggtatttaaaaattatactgtGCCTGTGTTTTatcagtaaatatttatttttgttgggaCATTTTCCCTTGAAGCTATTTTTAAGCATTTAAAAGTGgtcattttttatcataaagaTTAAACTGTATTTTCAGTCCctgcaaatagaaaaaaaattcttttttagttccttaaaaaaattatcttctttTTATCCGTCATTTATAAAAATGTGTCGAATGTGTTCCCTAATAGTCCCTGCATACTTGACACATTTCCGTAAATGAATGAGCAAAACgaaatatactttttattagggactaaaaatgaaCATTTTTGTTGTGTCGAAAAGATGAACATTTTTCTATTtgcaaagattaaaaaatatttaatcaaaaGTAGAAATTTTTTCATTGAAAAGTATAATAGTGCATTCTATTCTGATTTTCAATGCAATCTCAACTAACTCTTTActtattaattctttaattagtcCCCTTACACACTAGTAAGTAGCAAGACCCTTAAGCTTTAGTATCATGAAAGAAAGTATATTTACTACAACACTTCTCTATTTATGACACAACGAATGTTTTGTGTTCCAAATAAAGCTTACCTAGAAAGGTGCACAAAATCAAAACCTTTTTTCTTGCGTTTAAATGCATGATGTCAATGGAACTTTTAAGCAGGAAAGGATAACTCTAAAGCTATTGGTCATTCAGTGAAGCTGAAGAAGACTGCAAGCAGTGCAGAAAAGGGCACTGAAATTCAGTCATCATTGACTAGGAAGCCCCTCTCTCCTGTTTCTCCCGCAGTCTTGTCTAAAGCCAACATATCAAATTTTCAAGAAGACCATAGAAAATCACAGAATGTAGCAACACAGCAAAAAAGTCAAATGCTAACAGCAACTCCACCCTCCAGGCCATATATAGCTGGAGATGAAGAAAACATGACCCCAAAGAATATGGCACTTCCAGTGCCTACCACTCCTTTGACTTCAGTCCCTATGCTGACTGCCATTACCCCAGACAGTGTGTATTCTGGTCCTACTGCTGCTTCAAAGACTAGTCAATCATTTGAATATTCATTTGAGGAGGTGAGAGCTGGTTTTATGCTACCTAAAACCTATGCTCAATGATTCACAGTTTGGATAGGAAGTTCAACAATCAACACATGATTGTATGTTTGCTGACCAATTTTCTGCTTTGAAAATTGCAATAACAACATTGTGaacttttttgttgtttgagGAATACTGGTTTGGGTCTTCATTCAGCATAAGTGTGTGTTTTGGTTGAATCTTGttcaaacttcttttttttctttagatttACTACATTATTGataaagtatttattaattttatcattaagattttcaaactttttttttcatttaagaaaTTTGAATATGCAACTAACTTAAATGATTTTGTAGTTGAACCAATGACATGTGAGTGTTTCAACTTGATCCATCTAATTAATACTTTGATTTAGTCCAAGATACCATGTAAATGGGGCTCTTTTCTTAGGGCCACATGGAAATAGATTGattgatctaattttttttaatatttttatttgctcgGCTGTACCTAACCGAGCCTTCTAGTTCTGCTACTGAGTAGCTCTTATTATAAACTTTTGAACAAAATGTTAACATACTgatttaagaatttaaaaaataataaattttattagaaaatatttattacatcagaaatgtaaaaatagaatatttattaaataaattaactattttttaatatttaaattaatatgcaaattttagtttattttattttttcttcattttcaattaattcgATCGGGACCCCATTAGTTGATTTAAGAAATATTATAGTCGAGAAGTCTGTGCCCAATTTGTTCTTTTGGGTCTAAAGTCAGTCCCAATAAATGCTATCAAAATAATACCAACCATGTTTGAccatcttttattattatttatgaaaatacattttttacattattatatattaataaatagtccatttttataatttaaaaaattatatatatatatatatatatatatatatatatatatatatatatatataaaatagggGGTGGGGGGATATTATACGAATATTGGCGCATATAGTGCATATatgacattaaaaatattttaatatgaatGGGTAAGTGACTCAGGTGACCCAATATTATTCCTTTATTGATATGATCATAGCTTTGGATTTCCTGTCGTATAAAGTCGTTTCTAATCTTCGCGAATGTCGGCTGATGTTTTAGTTTTACTGTTTCAGACTTTCAGGTTGAGAAATCAGTATTTAAAGAGAAAACAAGTTATTTactgataaattttataatcacTGTCTTAAAACTACGTATCGAGTTTGACAGAGGATATAATTTGGATTTttccataatatatttttgagaatcaatGAAAAGTTGTAGACATAAATAGTCTTGACAATTAATCTCGTAgttaatttaaagaattaaaacttattaaaaaaaaatcagaatctCTTATgatggttataaaaaaaaaatgtaattgaacccatttgattcaatttctttggtaaaagagtcatttttgaaagaaaaattcgcttttaattttttctttatacattTCGTTTCaacttttcaaaataatcaaaagttaaaaagaataaaaagtcatattaaaatagagagttatgttaaataatttctcataaaataaacaactttttcaacaaaaaagaaaattataattataaacaaacAGATATTATCTTCTGCTTTTTTtgaaatatctaaaaatataaCCACTAATGTATTTTATATGAAAACTATTACTTTTATCTGTAGCATATTAGTCCATTATTACTATATACCAAAAACGATGCAATTGTTATGTTACACTGTTCGAAAGAAAAcacttttataaaatgaaaattaaattttaaactcaaatttagactaaacaaattatttttagaaataaaagaatCTTACTTTTCAAAATAACTCTTCTATGTTATTGTGACGtcgaaatttaatattaaaagattGTTCGAATTTATCTATCATTATTCATTAAAGGACAAAgcatgtatattattttaaaaaataaatccgGCAAATTCTTTAATTAAGTAGCATTTTATTCTCACAAAATACAGATAAGAAAGAGTGATGGATACTTTGAAAATGTGGGTGGGTGGGCCCAGTATAATCATGTTGGGTTTTGACGCAACAGAGCATGTGCAGAACAATATCCAGAGGAGAGGAGATAAAGTGACCCTAGTGTGTGAGACTCACTAAATGCCAAAGAAACTTAAGACAGGCTTGGGTGTCCGACACGTGTCACAAGGACTTTATTTATTGGTTCTTTGTAGAAATGTACCTACACTACACAGCCACACTTTGTTGAATTTCAACCCATTTCTATTGCAAACAAAAGCAAAAGGATCAATTCTTTATTGGTAAAATCTTATCTTTAAATCATGAGCTTTGAAATGAATTTTGAGGCATAGTGATTCCACACTCGATTATAAAGATAAGTGCATTGAAAATTGGCAATTAATTTCTTGAGATATTAAGCTCACTCgattttttaatcattgttttatctattagaaaattattaaacaatatgaatactttataaatttaaaaatgcttTCATCTATGACTTCTAACAATatttaagatattatttataaaaaaaaacttgaggtttaaaatgataaaggaaataaaagatGATGTCTGGGGAATTCTATGCATAATGTTTGTGTTTGGTCTTATCGACCATTAACATAATTCTATGATTTTAACtctaatttggaaaaaaatttaaagtacgAACTAAAGAcacaatctattatttttatgtttgaagATAAGTTAAAGAGGAATAGTCTTCgtggataaaaattaattaaataagatatataaatgttataaatttaattatttttaattaataatataaattttttatatataatcatcCATGGAGGAATGTTTGTTTCATGGATAAAATTTTTAGTCTCATAAATATATAAGGAAAAAACTTTATCCCACATTTATTATGaagcaattaaataattaatctcgACTCTATTTTATTTAGGGGTAAGTCATAACCCCACCTTTAAGCAATACTTAATCTCgacaaaggaaaaggaaatatttatttccttgaaataatAATCATGTAACATCCAGTATGAATCACATCAAAACAAGATGGATCAAAATATTATGCATATATAAAACTATCAAGTTAATTATAACTTAGAgaaattaattagtattatcTATATTAACAAGGTGAATCTATTTTTGGACAATTTATTaagaattatattaataaatgtgTTTAATTTGAAGTAATTATGAAATGAATGAAGcatactaaaaataatatagataaaaaattattaagaataaagtaattattatgaaatgaatgaagcatactaaaaaataatatagataaTTTGAAGTAATtatgaaatgaatgaaataattattaagaatttttttaaaaaatatgtaaatgagTATAAAGCATACTAAAAATTTGACATGATGATTTGTATGgacaatcaataattaaaaaaataatcagatTGATTGTCAAGATATCAAAAATGATTATCTTTAAAAGTGTTACAAATCATTTTTGGTaagtaaaattaaacatatactCTCTTTGCTACCCACTATTACAATTGGACCATGATGGGTTATAGTGACCTACCTTTTTTGGGCCCtggtttttttaacttttgtggGTTGTTAGTTGTTACATACATTTGTACAtatgtaattattatatatttctagaaaaaatatcaaataaatacatgtttttagttattctcatacatataaaaatatctcCAACCATTTTTAATAggtaatcaaatattttttttataatatactcaaaattaatattttcatcttttatttctaaaaataatatttatgagaCTAAAAAAACtacacataaaataaatatttcctaAGTGATGAATCTTTATTCATCTTTAACCCAAAATTTATATGACCATAAAAATAACttccattattttataaaatgtgttatattttcattttagaaATGTGAACTTTTTATAACATGTAAACTTTTGTTTgtctaaatatttttctaacatGTAACATTTTATCTGTCTAAATATATATAGCATCACATTCACAGTAACAAGCGtctaaggtatttttgtaatcctttaaaagaaaaaagatattttatagttaaatattttttgtaaatgaaTATAAtctttaactaatttattgaCTCAGAGACTAATTTCACTgaaaatatgttattattattaattcaaaagaaattttacatgccataaaaatattattacttatactgatattttgaaattgaaataataataatatgaattgACATATTAAATTTGTTGATGAAATGGAATGTCttagcctttttctttatttttcttttctaaagttaaaaaataattttctctttctttcacggATAAGGTAAGTCAATTGGTCATTCCCAACAGAGGAGCCACCTGCTACAATGACAAATGTCCACTGTCACGTGCCAATGTATCCTTTCAGATTTCAACTAACAGGTAACATGCAATAAATATATCATCTTTTTTTGTTTCCCTTCTTTATTAGATCATGCAGCTTTTGTTTAGatcataaataactaatattacCTAACCTTACCCCTATGTGATGTTATCTACTGACTACAAGtatcaaacaaattattttttaaaaataaaaaagtaatgtaACAGACTTGGATATTGCACGTTGCAGGTTTTAATTAAAACacttacaattttcttttttctaaccAGTGAAGTTACTTTTGCAAGAAGTAtcgattaatttttataaaaaattacgtGTGTA is a genomic window containing:
- the LOC114367235 gene encoding 65-kDa microtubule-associated protein 3-like isoform X1 — translated: MYSNRTSSQFGQQETTCHLLLKELQIIWDEVGESDSRRDAMLREIEHKCLDLYRKEVDEAKLCRAQIQQEIADNVAEIAGICAAMGEQPLHFDPKSCGSLKKARETVVSQLEEMRKLKTKRKKQFSEVLYHLKNISSELYGSMVANAYLEENNLSLKRLEELQKQLLQLQNEKASRLKQVSDQLNALNSLCLVLGLDVKDKICEICPTMVNSTVTKDVSDNTIKNLTSEIQSLREVKIHRMQKLQSFAAALLEMWDLMDTPMEEQQKFHHVTSKITALESEFTESKILSIDSVIYLEKEVERLQVLKSTKMKELLRKKKLELEEICRKTHLTTQTVFQSQHSLELLDYDQIEHLITKTKEEALNRKEILEKVEKWLVACQEESWLEEYNRDDNRYNAGRGAHLTLKRAEKARALLSKIPGIVETIILKVKAWEKERGQEFMYDGSRLLSILEDYSTLRQEKENERQLQRDQKKLQGQLMAEHETLFGSKPSPAFKSGYKVSRCSTGIPSITMLQDPRHASLIHQSNKKGNVTNQKGSILRNKNIYHSTQSSGKDNSKAIGHSVKLKKTASSAEKGTEIQSSLTRKPLSPVSPAVLSKANISNFQEDHRKSQNVATQQKSQMLTATPPSRPYIAGDEENMTPKNMALPVPTTPLTSVPMLTAITPDSVYSGPTAASKTSQSFEYSFEEVRAGFMLPKTYAQ
- the LOC114367235 gene encoding 65-kDa microtubule-associated protein 3-like isoform X2 produces the protein MYSNRTSSQFGQQETTCHLLLKELQIIWDEVGESDSRRDAMLREIEHKCLDLYRKEVDEAKLCRAQIQQEIADNVAEIAGICAAMGEQPLHFDPKSCGSLKKARETVVSQLEEMRKLKTKRKKQFSEVLYHLKNISSELYGSMVANAYLEENNLSLKRLEELQKQLLQLQNEKASRLKQVSDQLNALNSLCLVLGLDVKDKICEICPTMVNSTVTKDVSDNTIKNLTSEIQSLREVKIHRMQKLQSFAAALLEMWDLMDTPMEEQQKFHHVTSKITALESEFTESKILSIDSVIYLEKEVERLQVLKSTKMKELLRKKKLELEEICRKTHLTTQTVFQSQHSLELLDYDQIEHLITKTKEEALNRKEILEKVEKWLVACQEESWLEEYNRDDNRYNAGRGAHLTLKRAEKARALLSKIPGIVETIILKVKAWEKERGQEFMYDGSRLLSILEDYSTLRQEKENERQLQRDQKKLQGQLMAEHETLFGSKPSPAFKSGYKVSRCSTGIPSITMLQDPRHASLIHQSNKKGNVTNQKGSILRNKNIYHSTQSSVKLKKTASSAEKGTEIQSSLTRKPLSPVSPAVLSKANISNFQEDHRKSQNVATQQKSQMLTATPPSRPYIAGDEENMTPKNMALPVPTTPLTSVPMLTAITPDSVYSGPTAASKTSQSFEYSFEEVRAGFMLPKTYAQ